The DNA segment CACATCGCCAGAAAGTGAGCAATGAGCATTAAGGATTATTTTCAGGAGCTTCAAGAAAAACCTCGAGCTACAAACAATgcagccaacaacagcaacaatatacGTAATAATTGGGCCTTTGGTGTCGATAGTAAACTACTACGAAAACAAACTACAAAactttaataacaataatagtaACAGTTAATGTTGGAACTCGCCAGCGCTTTTGTTGCCTTTATATTGGATTAGTTCTTTTTTGCAGTTGCGAGCGCTTAACTTATAAATTTCAGGGGTGGGATGCAACACAAAAACTCAAggctttactttttaaatttctgcTGGTAGAGCAGGTTATAATTAATATGCTGTGGCAATCAACCGCAAGAATCGCTTCGCATATAATTGGAGCAGTTAATGCCCTCTTGTGAAGTAGCTTACCTCCCATTTAGCGAAAAAACGTATGCTTCTATGTGACTCTAGCATATATTTTAAGAGGTTACAGGAGagtagacaatttttttatttagaaatctGTACATATTTTACTGAAAAGAACTAACGAGGCTTATAAAACTGTCTTCCTGAAATAAGCGACGGAGAGATGACAGTTTGACTACGAGGAAGAATGGAAGAGAATGGTAGGAAGCTAGGTTCTCACGCTCTGTCATACTATCTTTAAGATAATTTATGGGAGATGTATTATTATGAAGATATGCTTTCAGATGCCACATCAAAGTATCAGAAATCTCAAAACAATTTCTCCATAATGAAAGAACAGACCTTAGATGATGGCGTTCTAactatatttccaaaaatgaaaCCATAGAGgtgtaaatttgtaaaagaaGGAAAAGGAGAAGAAAAGATAATGTTTTTACACTGATTTGATTTACGGAAGTTTTGCAAGGTAGGAGGttcatttaagtataaattCCTCAGTACGAATTTCGTATTGATGTTGATATTACATATATTGTCGACTAATACGATCTTATCAGATTACAACTAAACTTGAAAAACTGAAATGATGTAGAGACATAACACAATACATATTCCGAGctgatttgaaatatatagaATCTAATGACCACCCGAATTTCTATAGTAGCACCTACCCTTAATACACTTGACTAAGTATCCCTAACGTTtatatttctgtatttttcattattcgacttatttctacatatttatgccaACAGATTTTGTGTTACGTAAATCATCACGTTGAGCTTGACAAGATGGCCGACaaaggtaatgctcgaaaattctacgaaaggatgcggcgactaacagaaggtttcaagaccggagcatactcttgtagaacccccaaaggtgatctagtaaccgatgttCAGAGCATTctgaaattatggaaggaacatctctccagcctgctgaatggcagtgaaagcattacgccaagagaaggcgaacccgattacCCAATTGAtcacgatggagcagacgttccattgcccgaacatgaagaagtttgaatagcaattacccgtctgaagaacaacaaagcggcgggagcTGATGGATTGCCGACAGAggtattcaaacacggcggcgaagaactgataaggagcatgtatcaaCTCCTTTGTAGAATATGGACGGACGAAAGCTTCCACaaagattggaatttaagtgtgctctgcccaatccacaaaaagggagaccccacgaTCTGCGCctactaccgtgggataagtctcctcaacatcgcgtataaggttctatcgagcttattgtgtgaaaaattaaagcccaccatccacaaactgattggactttataaGTGTGGCTTTTGGCCTGGAAAATCCACAACCGATCCACACCATgcccaaattttggaaaagacccgtgaaaagatgatcgacaccacctcttcgtcgattttaaagctgcttttgacggAATGAAAAGGATCTGCCTtaatgccgctatgtctgaatttggtattcccgtaaaactaatacggctgtgtaaacagacgttgagcaacaccaaaagtttcgtcaggatcgggaaggaagGCGACTTcatttcgtgtgacttcttcaatatactgctgcagaa comes from the Bactrocera neohumeralis isolate Rockhampton chromosome 2, APGP_CSIRO_Bneo_wtdbg2-racon-allhic-juicebox.fasta_v2, whole genome shotgun sequence genome and includes:
- the LOC126762422 gene encoding uncharacterized protein LOC126762422, whose protein sequence is MLLPKVTKSCTCVRHTSKNNCYTEDDKMTLNTRNEDTHIELFNTLNQASSSILKILCYVNHHVELDKMADKGNARKFYERMRRLTEGFKTGAYSCRTPKGDLVTDVQSILKLWKEHLSSLLNGSESITPREGEPDYPIDHDGADVPLPEHEEV